Proteins from one Acidobacteriota bacterium genomic window:
- a CDS encoding type II secretion system protein produces MKKFKGFTLIEMVVVLAVIAILAAILTPTIAKNIRYSKVARTTHECQVIAAAIGDFYKDMGRWPVYQNDNSTTFYYELLYSQEGVWPTANNSNWNGTGVAVDSFDNHLILNKPGGSTANAYRTEDLAGVKLKAGYWRGPYLDEIREDQWGQRYEANIKYVTLANYATVVLSAGEDRNVSTNFLLPVGSEVSEDDLAQKIR; encoded by the coding sequence TTGAAGAAATTTAAAGGTTTTACACTGATTGAAATGGTAGTAGTTCTTGCAGTTATTGCAATCCTTGCAGCAATTCTCACTCCAACAATTGCAAAGAATATTCGTTACTCAAAAGTTGCCCGTACAACCCATGAATGTCAGGTAATTGCAGCAGCAATTGGAGACTTTTACAAAGATATGGGAAGATGGCCAGTCTATCAAAATGATAATAGTACAACTTTTTATTATGAACTTCTTTACAGTCAGGAAGGCGTTTGGCCTACAGCCAACAATTCAAATTGGAATGGCACTGGTGTTGCTGTGGATTCGTTTGATAATCATTTAATTTTGAATAAACCAGGAGGAAGTACAGCAAATGCTTATAGAACAGAAGATCTTGCAGGAGTAAAATTAAAAGCAGGATACTGGAGAGGTCCTTACTTAGATGAAATTAGAGAAGACCAATGGGGTCAAAGATATGAAGCTAATATTAAATATGTAACCTTAGCAAATTATGCTACAGTTGTACTTTCAGCAGGAGAAGATAGAAATGTCTCAACAAATTTTCTACTACCAGTTGGGAGTGAAGTAAGTGAAGACGATTTAGCCCAGAAGATAAGGTAA